A genome region from Nicotiana tabacum cultivar K326 chromosome 13, ASM71507v2, whole genome shotgun sequence includes the following:
- the LOC107776621 gene encoding F-box/FBD/LRR-repeat protein At1g13570-like isoform X1 — MMPPKHKKHSCESLPTNLPENVINAILMRLPLRDAVRTSILSKQWRYKWCRLPQLTLDDKIWKTTNNLLSPSIKFTNIMYNILTLHSGPITKFTLSMSELKKYPKIDSLIYFLSRNGIEHLVVQFSEWNLYKLPSSFFTCSQLRHLTLQNCLICPPPAFKGFNMLISLELCHVSVSSISLESLISSSPYLENLVLKISDTLSHIQIKAPLKYVPHLTKLSLMYGESYEDSEKCDLDKFLQSFPVLEHLHLEYGSSQFLVADVPRRLSSALNHLKHLYVSVDELDDISCALCLIRSAPYLQTLEVKVSMDESDNEVDEVSASFSDVTLNHLRTVKVEGITCTMLEMQLVKLLLANAPMLVRMLIEPGPYYAYTEAKILAEFTKYQRASPKAEIVVRDY, encoded by the exons ATGATGCCACCTAAGCACAAAAAACATAGTTGTGAAAGTTTACCTACCAATCTCCCTGAGAATGTTATCAATGCCATTCTGATGCGTTTGCCTTTGCGTGATGCTGTGAGGACAAGCATCTTATCGAAGCAATGGAGGTATAAGTGGTGCAGACTTCCACAGCTGACACTTGATGATAAAATTTGGAAGACGACAAATAACTTGCTATCCCCTTCTATTAAGTTTACAAACATTATGTACAACATTTTGACCCTTCATTCAGGACCGATTACTAAGTTTACCCTTTCCATGTCTGAACTGAAAAAGTATCCTAAGATTGACAGCTTGATATATTTCCTCTCTAGGAACGGCATTGAACATCTTGTTGTTCAATTTTCAGAGTGGAACCTatacaaattgccttcgtcatttttCACGTGTTCCCAATTGAGGCATTTGACCCTCCAGAATTGTCTAATATGTCCTCCACCGGCCTTCAAAGGATTCAATATGTTAATTAGCCTGGAACTGTGTCATGTCTCAGTTTCTTCCATATCACTGGAAAGTTTAATCTCTTCTAGCCCGTACCTTGAGAATTTAGTGTTGAAAATCTCAGATACTTTAAGCCACATTCAAATTAAAGCCCCCTTAAAATATGTTCCTCATCTTACTAAACTCTCTCTTATGTATGGTGAATCTTATGAAGATTCAGAAAAATGTGATCTTGACAAATTTCTTCAGTCATTTCCTGTTCTTGAGCATCTGCACTTGGAATATGGAAGTTCCCAG TTCTTGGTTGCTGATGTACCAAGACGGCTTTCCTCTGCTCTTAACCATCTCAAACATCTTTATGTATCTGTGGATGAATTAGATGATATTTCCTGTGCTCTTTGCTTGATACGAAGTGCCCCATATTTACAAACTCTCGAAGTGAAG GTATCTATGGATGAATCGGATAATGAAGTTGATGAAGTTTCAGCAAGCTTCTCGGATGTGACGTTGAATCACCTTAGGACTGTCAAGGTTGAAGGAATAACATGCACAATGCTTGAAATGCAGCTCGTCAAGCTTCTATTGGCCAATGCTCCGATGCTGGTGAGAATGCTAATTGAGCCTGGTCCGTATTATGCATATACAGAGGCAAAGATACTCGCAGAGTTCACAAAATATCAGCGAGCATCACCTAAAGCCGAAATAGTTGTACGTGACTATTAA
- the LOC107776621 gene encoding F-box/FBD/LRR-repeat protein At1g13570-like isoform X2, whose protein sequence is MMPPKHKKHSCESLPTNLPENVINAILMRLPLRDAVRTSILSKQWRYKWCRLPQLTLDDKIWKTTNNLLSPSIKFTNIMYNILTLHSGPITKFTLSMSELKKYPKIDSLIYFLSRNGIEHLVVQFSEWNLYKLPSSFFTCSQLRHLTLQNCLICPPPAFKGFNMLISLELCHVSVSSISLESLISSSPYLENLVLKISDTLSHIQIKAPLKYVPHLTKLSLMYGESYEDSEKCDLDKFLQSFPVLEHLHLEYGSSQVSMDESDNEVDEVSASFSDVTLNHLRTVKVEGITCTMLEMQLVKLLLANAPMLVRMLIEPGPYYAYTEAKILAEFTKYQRASPKAEIVVRDY, encoded by the exons ATGATGCCACCTAAGCACAAAAAACATAGTTGTGAAAGTTTACCTACCAATCTCCCTGAGAATGTTATCAATGCCATTCTGATGCGTTTGCCTTTGCGTGATGCTGTGAGGACAAGCATCTTATCGAAGCAATGGAGGTATAAGTGGTGCAGACTTCCACAGCTGACACTTGATGATAAAATTTGGAAGACGACAAATAACTTGCTATCCCCTTCTATTAAGTTTACAAACATTATGTACAACATTTTGACCCTTCATTCAGGACCGATTACTAAGTTTACCCTTTCCATGTCTGAACTGAAAAAGTATCCTAAGATTGACAGCTTGATATATTTCCTCTCTAGGAACGGCATTGAACATCTTGTTGTTCAATTTTCAGAGTGGAACCTatacaaattgccttcgtcatttttCACGTGTTCCCAATTGAGGCATTTGACCCTCCAGAATTGTCTAATATGTCCTCCACCGGCCTTCAAAGGATTCAATATGTTAATTAGCCTGGAACTGTGTCATGTCTCAGTTTCTTCCATATCACTGGAAAGTTTAATCTCTTCTAGCCCGTACCTTGAGAATTTAGTGTTGAAAATCTCAGATACTTTAAGCCACATTCAAATTAAAGCCCCCTTAAAATATGTTCCTCATCTTACTAAACTCTCTCTTATGTATGGTGAATCTTATGAAGATTCAGAAAAATGTGATCTTGACAAATTTCTTCAGTCATTTCCTGTTCTTGAGCATCTGCACTTGGAATATGGAAGTTCCCAG GTATCTATGGATGAATCGGATAATGAAGTTGATGAAGTTTCAGCAAGCTTCTCGGATGTGACGTTGAATCACCTTAGGACTGTCAAGGTTGAAGGAATAACATGCACAATGCTTGAAATGCAGCTCGTCAAGCTTCTATTGGCCAATGCTCCGATGCTGGTGAGAATGCTAATTGAGCCTGGTCCGTATTATGCATATACAGAGGCAAAGATACTCGCAGAGTTCACAAAATATCAGCGAGCATCACCTAAAGCCGAAATAGTTGTACGTGACTATTAA
- the LOC107776623 gene encoding uncharacterized protein LOC107776623 has translation MIVESDGVLRMGDRLCVADVDGLRHAILKEAHNTKYTIYPGSTKMYHDLKQFYWWEVKTTYGGVRWFEAGETNLLGPDLVQEAMDKVQLIRQRLLAAQSRQKSYAYKRKRDLVFTIGDKVFLRVSPMKVFHVSILRKCISDSSQVLEAPTIPLDEKLSYEEEPTTIIDRQVRKLRSKEIVFVKILWRNHTVEEATWELERDMQVKYPHLFQFTGIPSYLLLTNEVPQVGTRLNLYADLDVRIGI, from the exons ATGATTGTTGAAAGTGATGGTGTTCTTCGAATGGGTGACAGGCTATGTGTAGCAGACGTAGATGGGTTGAGACATGCTATTCTTAAAGAAGCTCACAACACTAAATACACTATATATCCTGGATCCACAAAAATGTACCATGACCTGAAGCAATTTTATTGGTGGGAAG TGAAGACTACATATGGTGGAGTCAG ATGGTTTGAAGCTGGTGAGACTAACTTATTGGGACCCGACCTAGTACAAGAAGCTATGGACAAGGTCCAGTTGATCAGACAGAGATTGCTTGCAGCTCAAAGCAGACAAAAGTCTTATGCTTATAAGAGAAAAAGAGATTTAGTATTCACGATTGGAGACAAGGTGTTCCTACGAGTCtcccctatgaaag tgttccatgtctCAATACTAAGAAAATGTATATCAGACTCATCTCAGGTGCTTGAAGCACCAACTATACCGCTTGATGAGAAAttgtcttacgaggaggagccgacgACAATTATTGATAGACAAGTAAGAAAGCTACGGTCAAAAGAAATTGTGTTCGTTAAAATTTTATGGAGAAATCATACCgttgaagaagctacttgggaactAGAAAGAGATATGCAAGTAAAGTATCCGCATTTGTTTCAATTTACAG gtattccTTCATACCTTTTGCTAACAAATGAAGTGCCACAAGTTGGAACCAGATTGAATTTGTATGCAGATTTGGATGTTCGAATTGGAATTTGA